The following are from one region of the Deinococcus misasensis DSM 22328 genome:
- a CDS encoding glycoside hydrolase family 30 protein — translation MNKPRALALLSISLAVLTACSTTSVPIAQEPSVTPGAIRPQSSTAVDVWVTHPDRSRLISWDGTKNFVNDGNVTASTLTINEGQTFQTMEGFGASLTDSAGWLMWYRMSAAQRNNLIQSLFGFNDGNAGISFLRIPLGGSDMAVTHYTYNDGTADPSLSRFSIGHDLTYIVPIARQAKTINSSIRYMGTPWSPPAWMKDSGSLNYGKLKPEYYQTYANYLKKTYDAYNAQGIRFNYMSVQNEPRFEPGLDPDPAKRYPGTKYEWYDELNLVRYNVAPTFNGTGVKFLTLDHNWDLGWYADAVLREGSAYYEGSAWHCYAGDTSTMVSTTTYFRNTYPNKGIFFTECSGTFEHNNFGDNLKWNMQNLFIGGTKNGAKTVALWSLAQDPYGNPHLGGCGNCRGVVTINQSNGAVTLNEEFYSIAHFARFVWPGAVRIGSTDSSDGKFTGVAFRNTNGSKALVVLNQSSSTATFKMVWNGKSIQQTLPAKGVATVFW, via the coding sequence ATGAACAAACCCCGTGCCCTGGCCCTGCTCTCCATCTCTCTGGCCGTCCTCACTGCTTGCAGCACCACCAGCGTGCCAATTGCGCAAGAGCCTTCTGTTACCCCAGGCGCCATTCGGCCCCAATCCAGCACCGCAGTGGATGTGTGGGTGACCCACCCTGACCGCAGCCGCCTGATTTCCTGGGATGGCACCAAAAACTTTGTGAACGATGGCAATGTCACGGCCTCCACCCTCACCATCAATGAAGGCCAGACCTTCCAGACCATGGAAGGTTTCGGGGCGTCCCTCACAGACAGCGCAGGCTGGCTGATGTGGTACAGAATGAGTGCCGCCCAGCGCAACAACCTGATCCAGAGCCTGTTCGGCTTCAACGACGGAAACGCCGGGATCAGCTTCCTGAGGATTCCTCTGGGTGGCAGTGACATGGCCGTGACACACTACACCTACAACGATGGCACGGCAGATCCCAGCCTGTCCCGTTTCTCCATCGGGCATGACCTGACTTACATCGTGCCGATTGCCAGACAGGCCAAAACCATCAACAGCAGCATCCGCTACATGGGCACCCCCTGGAGCCCTCCAGCATGGATGAAAGACTCTGGCAGCCTGAATTACGGCAAGTTGAAGCCCGAGTATTACCAGACCTACGCCAACTACCTCAAGAAAACCTACGATGCTTACAATGCGCAGGGCATCAGGTTCAATTACATGTCGGTGCAGAACGAGCCCCGTTTTGAACCCGGTTTGGATCCAGACCCTGCCAAGCGTTACCCGGGCACCAAGTATGAGTGGTACGACGAACTCAATCTGGTGCGCTACAATGTGGCTCCCACATTCAACGGCACTGGAGTGAAATTCCTTACCTTGGACCACAACTGGGACCTCGGTTGGTATGCAGATGCGGTGCTCAGAGAAGGCTCTGCGTACTATGAAGGCTCCGCCTGGCACTGCTATGCCGGAGACACCTCCACCATGGTCTCCACCACGACTTACTTCCGCAACACCTACCCCAACAAAGGGATTTTCTTCACCGAATGCTCGGGGACATTTGAACACAACAACTTTGGCGACAACCTGAAGTGGAACATGCAGAACCTGTTCATCGGAGGCACCAAAAACGGGGCGAAGACGGTGGCGCTCTGGAGCCTTGCACAGGACCCTTACGGCAACCCCCATCTGGGTGGATGCGGCAACTGCCGTGGGGTGGTCACCATCAACCAGTCCAATGGCGCAGTGACTTTGAATGAAGAATTCTATTCCATTGCCCACTTTGCTCGTTTTGTGTGGCCCGGAGCAGTCCGGATTGGCAGCACCGACTCCAGCGACGGCAAATTCACCGGGGTGGCTTTCCGCAACACCAACGGCAGCAAAGCCCTGGTGGTCCTGAACCAGAGCAGCAGCACCGCCACCTTCAAGATGGTCTGGAACGGCAAATCGATCCAGCAGACTTTGCCTGCCAAAGGGGTGGCCACGGTTTTCTGGTGA